The genomic region GAGCTCGTGGCTCAGGTCCTTGACCGAGCGCGGCCCGCGGGCCCAGAGCGCGAGGAGCACGAGGTACTGGGGGTGGGTGAGCCCCAGCGGGTCGAGGATGGGTCGGTAGAGGGCGGTCACGCTGCGGGCGGCGACGACGAGCGAGTAGCTGACCTGCCTGTCGAGCGCGAGCGGGTCCTGCAGGTCCTGCGGTGTTGACATGGTTCCTCCGCGGGTCATTCTGTCACTCCGTGTTGCTAACCCCGGGGCGATGGGGCTCCGGCAGCCGGATCTGTGGAAAGGCTCCTGCTTGTGAGGGATTCGGAGCGGCGGCCTCAGGCGGCGGGTCGCGCGGCCGTCGGGAGCAGGCGGGCCTCGAGCTCGGCCGCCGTCTCGACCACGGCGATGGTGCCCGCGGCCTCCGCCGGGCTGCCGTAGCCCCAGCCGACCATCACCGTCGGGATCCCGTGGGCGGCCGCCCCGAGCACGTCGTGCTCGCGGTCGCCCACCATCACGACGTTGCCGAGGTCGGTCCCGTCCGCGCGCAGCCGGCGGAGGGCCTCCTCAATGACGTCGGCCTTCGCGGATCGCACCTCGTCCTCGCTCGCGCCGCAGATCTCGGTGAAGAGGTCGGCGATGCCGTAGTGGTCGAGCACGCGGCGGGCCTGCGACTCGGGCTTGCTCGTAGCGAGGGCGAGGGGGATGCCGGCCGCGTGGATCGCGCGCAGCACCTCGGGCACGCCCGCGTACACCGAGCTGTCGAAGACGCCGCCACCCGCGTAGCCCTCGCGGTAGTGGGCGAGCGCGCGCTGCTGGGCGTCGTCGTCC from Clavibacter michiganensis subsp. insidiosus harbors:
- a CDS encoding HAD family hydrolase, whose translation is MTAPDTSTPSPVAGSAPWSCILFDLDGTITDSAPGITAQLAETLVFMGLPVPGPAQLLEYVGPPILDSFRDLAGMDDDAQQRALAHYREGYAGGGVFDSSVYAGVPEVLRAIHAAGIPLALATSKPESQARRVLDHYGIADLFTEICGASEDEVRSAKADVIEEALRRLRADGTDLGNVVMVGDREHDVLGAAAHGIPTVMVGWGYGSPAEAAGTIAVVETAAELEARLLPTAARPAA